Proteins co-encoded in one Bacillus paramycoides genomic window:
- a CDS encoding serine hydrolase domain-containing protein: MKNRQKASIICKSILCFIICIFIANEAWYTNVVRAESGTLTGRSIEDFKKKLDEQVPKWQGNYEVPGVAIGIVHGGRIAYTLNYGYVDNKTKKAVNDDTLFQAGSISKSLTAWGILHLVDEGRLSLDDPVEKYLTKWKLSNSDFHNNEVTIRRLLSHTAGLSAHKRYLGVAPGKHLNSIEESLSGKGWLNEPVEVTNKPGSETIYSGGGYTILQLVMEEVTGIPFDRYMEEQIMKPLGMKSSSFLQRPENYNLSKAYGYFGEELPSYQFTEQAAAGLKTNVTDMMTLILASMDANNKGNGVIKSERVEEMQKPVLGENGLGIFEKKLSNQWKLLYHSGDNRGWHSFYGFIPNTKDGLVILTNSEGGIDLRQDIYHAWIEYETGKLPESYFSLAEQRKNNSITSIVIGATLGLYLLLFVIRLYKGRRTFIFKQEKNSYIGLVVRTFLLIITAILIFCAAYLWRVFSLNSGNTINFILIMVWIITLLISGFFPKIRSNKKQRMKIKDLTSKFTCM, encoded by the coding sequence ATGAAGAATAGACAAAAAGCATCGATAATATGCAAAAGTATTTTATGTTTCATCATTTGTATATTCATTGCGAATGAAGCATGGTATACAAATGTGGTGAGGGCAGAATCGGGTACGTTGACTGGTAGGAGTATAGAGGATTTCAAAAAAAAGCTGGATGAACAGGTACCAAAATGGCAGGGGAATTATGAGGTACCAGGAGTTGCAATAGGGATTGTACATGGGGGGCGTATTGCTTATACACTAAACTACGGTTATGTAGATAACAAGACAAAAAAAGCGGTGAATGATGATACATTATTTCAAGCTGGTTCCATATCTAAAAGCCTTACAGCGTGGGGAATCTTGCATCTTGTAGATGAAGGTCGTTTATCACTAGATGATCCAGTTGAAAAATATCTGACCAAATGGAAATTATCTAATTCAGATTTTCATAATAATGAAGTCACAATAAGAAGATTATTAAGTCATACAGCAGGGCTGTCTGCACATAAAAGATACCTCGGGGTTGCACCAGGGAAACATCTTAATTCTATCGAGGAGTCTCTGTCTGGAAAAGGATGGCTTAATGAACCAGTGGAGGTGACCAATAAACCAGGTTCAGAAACAATTTACTCTGGTGGCGGATATACAATTTTACAACTTGTAATGGAAGAGGTTACCGGAATACCGTTTGATCGTTATATGGAAGAACAAATTATGAAACCTTTAGGAATGAAATCTAGTTCATTCTTGCAACGTCCTGAAAACTATAACCTTTCGAAAGCTTATGGATATTTTGGAGAAGAGCTCCCTAGTTACCAATTTACCGAACAGGCTGCTGCAGGTCTCAAGACAAATGTTACGGATATGATGACCTTGATACTTGCAAGCATGGATGCAAATAATAAAGGGAATGGTGTCATCAAAAGTGAACGTGTTGAAGAAATGCAAAAGCCAGTATTAGGGGAGAATGGTTTAGGTATATTTGAAAAAAAACTATCTAATCAATGGAAATTACTTTATCATTCTGGTGACAATCGAGGCTGGCATTCTTTTTATGGTTTCATTCCTAATACAAAGGATGGATTGGTAATCCTTACGAATAGTGAGGGTGGTATAGACTTACGACAGGATATTTACCACGCATGGATTGAATATGAAACTGGAAAATTACCTGAAAGTTACTTCTCTCTAGCTGAGCAGAGAAAAAACAACTCTATTACATCAATTGTTATTGGAGCCACACTTGGTTTATATTTGCTGCTATTTGTAATTAGATTGTACAAAGGTAGAAGAACTTTTATTTTTAAGCAAGAGAAGAATTCCTACATCGGATTAGTAGTTAGGACATTTTTACTTATTATTACTGCTATTCTCATTTTTTGTGCTGCCTATTTGTGGAGAGTTTTCAGCTTGAATTCCGGTAATACAATAAATTTTATTCTAATAATGGTATGGATTATAACATTATTAATTAGTGGATTTTTCCCGAAAATTAGAAGTAATAAAAAACAACGTATGAAAATAAAAGATTTAACATCAAAATTTACATGTATGTAA
- a CDS encoding IS3 family transposase (programmed frameshift), producing the protein MSKIIFNEIQMKQLEKNKNVVKASERSISYCPDFKVRAVKENQQGKGPSQIFLENGFDLAVIGEEKPKQCLKRWRRTFEQFGEEGFYTERRGKGSTGRPSEKPLSSDEKLKKAEARIAFLEAELTFLKKFRRTRKAGVTEEALTPRETYTLIEQTIRRFQFPRMVRYLCTLAGVSRSGYYAWLHQTEKHLEKERNDETDYEWIQEIFNRKRKTCGGRSIKMVLEKTKGICMNLKPIYRIMRKYNLVTKIRRANPYKHIAKATQEHKTCPNLLKRQFNQEEPEKSMLTDITYLFYGKGKKAYLSCVKDSTTREILAYHVSSSLQMDIVYQTLNNLKERLGESIHSEALLHSDQGIHYTHPEFQKRVREMGIRQSMSRRGNCLDNAPMESFFGHMKDELDYKDCQTFESLELNIREYMKEYNYNRYQWTLKKMAPIEYRNHLLSA; encoded by the exons AGGAAAAGGTCCTAGCCAAATCTTTTTAGAGAATGGGTTTGACTTAGCTGTGATTGGTGAGGAGAAACCAAAACAATGCTTGAAACGTTGGCGAAGAACCTTTGAACAATTTGGTGAAGAAGGATTTTATACAGAACGCCGCGGGAAAGGAAGCACGGGACGTCCTTCGGAAAAACCTCTCTCTTCCGATGAAAAATTAAAGAAAGCGGAAGCGCGTATTGCGTTCTTAGAAGCGGAATTGACATTCCTAAAAAAGT TTAGAAGAACTCGAAAGGCAGGCGTTACAGAAGAAGCGTTAACACCACGAGAAACATACACACTGATTGAACAAACCATACGTCGATTCCAATTCCCACGTATGGTGCGTTATCTTTGCACACTGGCTGGGGTAAGTCGGAGTGGATACTATGCGTGGCTTCATCAGACAGAGAAACATCTAGAAAAAGAACGCAATGATGAAACAGATTATGAATGGATCCAAGAAATTTTCAATCGAAAAAGGAAAACATGTGGTGGTCGTTCTATCAAAATGGTGTTGGAAAAGACAAAAGGAATTTGTATGAACCTCAAACCTATTTACCGTATTATGCGTAAATATAATCTTGTGACAAAGATTCGCCGAGCGAATCCTTATAAACACATCGCAAAGGCGACACAAGAACATAAAACATGTCCGAACCTTTTAAAACGCCAATTCAATCAAGAAGAGCCTGAAAAAAGTATGTTAACGGATATTACCTATTTATTTTATGGAAAAGGAAAGAAGGCTTATTTATCATGTGTAAAAGACAGCACAACACGAGAAATTTTAGCCTATCATGTCTCCTCTTCTTTACAAATGGATATCGTCTATCAAACATTAAATAACTTGAAAGAGAGATTAGGAGAAAGCATCCATTCTGAAGCGCTTCTACATTCAGACCAAGGTATTCATTACACACACCCTGAATTTCAGAAACGCGTAAGGGAAATGGGAATCAGACAATCTATGTCCCGTAGGGGCAATTGTTTAGACAATGCACCAATGGAATCCTTTTTTGGTCATATGAAAGATGAATTAGATTATAAAGATTGTCAAACCTTTGAATCCCTCGAGCTCAACATAAGGGAATATATGAAGGAGTATAATTATAATCGTTATCAGTGGACATTAAAAAAGATGGCTCCGATTGAATATCGGAACCACCTTTTAAGTGCTTGA